A single Parabacteroides timonensis DNA region contains:
- a CDS encoding DUF362 domain-containing protein has translation MSEKRKVSQVTRRSFIKSSVAAGGFLLASNLVPLAACSANSGRDKEPDNNEGSTSGGAAEASTVYMLTEISSGSLLRIYEALERPVSGKVAVKLSTGEPGGNNYLKPALIGDLVRKVNGTIIECNTAYAGGRSDTENHLKAAADHGFTAVAPVDIMDSEGEISLPVKGGKHLKEDIVGSHYANYDFTVVLSHFKGHAMGGFGGAIKNISIGIASSSGKAWIHSAGKTRNAAEMWGNLPEQDDFLESMAEAAKAVVDHCGDKILYISVMNNLSVDCDCDSHPADPQMADIGILASLDPVALDKACVDRVYNSPDEGRSHLIERMESRHGIHTLEHAEAIGIGSQKYNLVMLDT, from the coding sequence ATGAGTGAAAAAAGAAAGGTATCACAGGTAACACGGCGTAGTTTTATTAAATCTTCAGTAGCAGCCGGAGGTTTCTTATTGGCTTCTAATTTGGTTCCGTTGGCTGCTTGTTCGGCCAATAGTGGGCGAGACAAAGAACCTGATAATAATGAAGGTTCGACCAGTGGAGGGGCAGCCGAGGCTTCAACGGTTTATATGTTAACCGAAATTTCTTCCGGGAGTTTGTTACGTATTTATGAGGCGCTTGAGCGTCCTGTGTCAGGTAAGGTTGCAGTAAAACTGAGTACAGGAGAGCCTGGTGGAAATAATTATCTGAAACCGGCACTTATTGGTGATCTGGTACGAAAAGTGAATGGCACTATCATAGAATGCAATACGGCCTATGCCGGTGGCCGTTCTGATACGGAAAATCATTTGAAAGCTGCTGCAGATCATGGCTTTACAGCTGTTGCTCCAGTGGATATTATGGATTCGGAAGGAGAGATCAGTTTGCCGGTCAAGGGAGGGAAGCATCTAAAGGAAGATATTGTTGGTTCACATTATGCGAACTATGATTTCACAGTTGTGCTATCTCATTTCAAAGGGCATGCGATGGGTGGTTTTGGTGGAGCGATAAAGAATATTTCGATAGGCATTGCTTCTTCATCGGGGAAAGCCTGGATTCATTCGGCCGGAAAGACCAGAAATGCAGCCGAGATGTGGGGAAATCTTCCTGAACAGGATGACTTTCTGGAATCTATGGCTGAAGCTGCTAAAGCGGTTGTAGACCATTGTGGAGATAAGATTCTTTATATAAGCGTGATGAACAATCTTTCGGTAGATTGCGATTGCGACTCGCACCCGGCTGATCCCCAAATGGCGGATATAGGTATTCTGGCCTCACTCGATCCGGTAGCTTTGGATAAAGCTTGTGTAGATAGGGTGTACAACTCTCCCGATGAAGGACGTAGCCATTTGATCGAACGCATGGAATCACGTCACGGCATTCATACACTCGAACATGCGGAAGCAATCGGGATCGGTAGTCAGAAGTATAATTTGGTTATGCTGGATACATAA